The Candidatus Neomarinimicrobiota bacterium genomic sequence CAAGAAAGTAACCGTCTCATAACCGAGCAAGGCCATCCTGTACTCCGTCCGATTTTCCAGAGGCGAATAAATATCTTCCGACCACTGCTCGGATATCCATTCCTTATTGTGCAAGTAGTCCGAAAAGATAAACATCCCTTCCAGGTTGGGACCGATCATCTCCTGACCTAATTCTTCCGGTTCGTACCAGTTTCCGTTGCCCAAAATCTGTGTATCGAGATAATAAGAAGAAAATTGAGAGGCGACATAATTGATGTCACCAGCGTGAATCGGCATGTAGATAGCCTCGATGCTTCTGAGCATGAGTTCACTGGAGTCTTCTGGTGATAACTCTTCACCGTCCAACGTTTTTTCAGGAAAGAAATCCTCTAGATCAACAACCGAAGTCAAGTCATTCGTGTCGAGTTCAACCGGTGCATATATCGTGTCCTGCCTGAGCGTTTCCAGCTGAAAGGCAATTTTCCTCAACGACGACAGTTGATCACTCAGATCCATAGGAATCCCCGAGTACCACTCCACGGTCACCACTTCCGCCCCAAGGTCATCTGACCGTTGCACAAACCCGTCAGTGAGCGTTTTGCCAAATCTATCGGCCGGCGCAACAACGGCTACCGTTCTCAGTCCCAGCGTGCCCACTGCATACTGAGCCGCATATTGACCCTGTTTGAACAGATCGGGATTGAGCTGGTAAGTTCTTGCGCTCATCCTGGCGAGTCCTACGCGGGTGGCTGTGGGAACGAGCAGCGGAATCTGGAGCCCTTCTACGGCTGTTGCAGCGGTTACTGCGTTTACGTTGGAGAGTGGACCTATGATAGCCACTACATTTGGATTAGCTGACAGCGCACGTACGCCTTTTGTCGTCTTCAGATTGTCGCCTTCATTATCGATCAATTCCATTACTATATCTACAGGGATCCTGTCCCGGACCGATTCCACACCCCAGCGCAATCCTGCCAGAAAGGCTTTGCCGTAGCCTTCATCAAAACCACTCAATGGTAAAACAACACCTACAGTAATCGCTTTTTGCTCCTTGCGGTAAGTGCGGGTACGGAGCGAATCATACAGTTCTTGAAGTATTGGCGAGAGAGTGTCTCTATCCATCCTGAAGAGTGTCAGGGCGGCAGCGTCGGTCTCTCCCCCGGCCAAAAGACTGTTAGCCATCATCAGATTCAGAATCATGCGGTTTGAAGAGTCCAGCTCTTTAGCCAGAATGTCCTCGATTTCCTTTTTGTTCAGATATGAGGTGGACAGCTTCATTATTTTCACTTGCAGTCTGCCCGCTGTGGGATCGTGTCCTGAAACGGTAAGTGCTTCAAGGTAGCTCCTGACAGCCGCAGAATAACGACCCTCCTCCAGGAATATATCGCCAAAACATTCGTGAACATCATCAAGGTAGCTGCTCGTGGGGAAATTTTGGAGGAACTCTCTTCCAGTCTCTCTCGCATTCTCCATCCTTCCTATTCGGAAATAGGATTTCATACACATAAGGGCACTGGCAGTAAGCTGAGGGTTTTTCTCCGGCGGGTAGTTTTTCAACCGCCTGAAGATATCGAGTGCGCTGTAATACCTGCCTGCACTGTAATGCTTGACGCCCTTTTCAAACTGGCGTTTCGATAAAGCACCCGAAAATGCGTTTTCCTGCACGGTTGATCTTTCTTGCTGCTGCTTTTTGTGGGATGCAGACATCTCTCCCAATGGATGGTTGTAAGCTACATCCGGCATCAAAGTCAAAATGAGCGTT encodes the following:
- a CDS encoding penicillin-binding protein activator; this encodes MNFRSFIISTLILTLMPDVAYNHPLGEMSASHKKQQQERSTVQENAFSGALSKRQFEKGVKHYSAGRYYSALDIFRRLKNYPPEKNPQLTASALMCMKSYFRIGRMENARETGREFLQNFPTSSYLDDVHECFGDIFLEEGRYSAAVRSYLEALTVSGHDPTAGRLQVKIMKLSTSYLNKKEIEDILAKELDSSNRMILNLMMANSLLAGGETDAAALTLFRMDRDTLSPILQELYDSLRTRTYRKEQKAITVGVVLPLSGFDEGYGKAFLAGLRWGVESVRDRIPVDIVMELIDNEGDNLKTTKGVRALSANPNVVAIIGPLSNVNAVTAATAVEGLQIPLLVPTATRVGLARMSARTYQLNPDLFKQGQYAAQYAVGTLGLRTVAVVAPADRFGKTLTDGFVQRSDDLGAEVVTVEWYSGIPMDLSDQLSSLRKIAFQLETLRQDTIYAPVELDTNDLTSVVDLEDFFPEKTLDGEELSPEDSSELMLRSIEAIYMPIHAGDINYVASQFSSYYLDTQILGNGNWYEPEELGQEMIGPNLEGMFIFSDYLHNKEWISEQWSEDIYSPLENRTEYRMALLGYETVTFLTSHLGANPTRTSVLENLTTPQTVRGKARDFSFAEASPRVNSSLNVIQYKGGDFSVVAQFLSDSLFVPTVGSP